A single Glycine soja cultivar W05 chromosome 14, ASM419377v2, whole genome shotgun sequence DNA region contains:
- the LOC114383015 gene encoding putative UDP-glucuronate:xylan alpha-glucuronosyltransferase 3 isoform X1 yields MRGPSPSTIEPRYRSSSSFSEDTGKRRSQRSKDFKDVEKVLHIPFQDRSITCRPNWKLVLVIIVLGTLVTIFHPPAVYNTDHLNSISRPTIINNWKGGFDGIDSHYTSFLNIEWDQISNVLENLKDRDTYHGVGLLNFNDSEIDHWKKLIPEAEHVVLHLNYASSNITWNVLYPEWIDEEEEYEFPTCPTLPRIQVPGKPRLDLIAVKLPCNKSACWLRDVARLHLQIEAARLAASSKGNHPVHVLLVTDCFPIPNLFTCKELIQREGNAWLYEPNLNTLREKLQLPIGSCELAVPLKAKENFYSERPHRQAYATILHSAQMYVCGAITAAQSIRMSGSTRDLVILVDETISEYHRGGLEAAGWKIHTIQRIRNPKAEPEAYNEWNYSKFRLWQLTDYDKIIFIDADLLILRNIDFLFEMSEISAIGNNATLFNSGVMVVEPSNCTFQLLMDHINEIVSYNGGDQGYLNEIFTWWHRIPKHMNFLKHFWEGDEEERKAMKTRLFGADPPILYVIHYLGNKPWLCFRDYDCNWNVDILQEFASNVAHARWWKVHDAMPEKLQNFCLLRSKQKAALEWDRRQAEKGNYSDGHWKINIKDPRLNICFEDFCFWESMLWHWGEKNWTDNSTINNSPPVVQTQSLSSL; encoded by the exons ATGAGGGGACCCTCCCCGAGCACCATCGAACCGCGTTACCGCTCCTCATCTTCCTTCAG TGAGGATACTGGCAAGAGAAGGTCTCAAAGAAGTAAAGATTTTAAAGATGTTGAGAAGGTGTTGCATATTCCATTCCAAGATAGGAGTATAACTTGCCGGCCTAATTGGAAACTAGTTTTGGTTATTATTGTATTGGGAACCTTAGTTACAATTTTTCATCCTCCAGCTGTTTATAATACTGATCATCTAAACTCTATATCACG GCCAACTATTATAAACAACTGGAAAGGAGGGTTTGATGGCATTGATTCACATTATACATCATTTCTAAATATCGAGTGGGACCAAATATCTAATGTTCTTGAAAATttgaaggatagggacacatATCATGGTGTTGGCTTATTAAACTTCAATGACAGTGAGATTGACCACTGGAAGAAGCTGATACCAGAGGCAGAGCATGTAGTCCTTCACCTGAACTATGCTTCAAGTAATATTACTTGGAATGTCCTGTATCCAGAATGGatagacgaagaagaagaatatgAGTTCCCTACCTGTCCAACACTACCTAGGATTCAGGTACCAGGAAAGCCTCGGCTTGATCTTATTGCTGTCAAGCTTCCCTGCAACAAGTCAGCGTGCTGGTTGAGAGATGTAGCTCGTTTGCACCTGCAGATTGAAGCTGCAAGACTGGCTGCCTCTTCCAAAGGAAATCATCCTGTGCATGTGCTTTTGGTCACTGATTGCTTCCCAATCCCTAATCTCTTTACTTGCAAGGAACTTATACAGCGTGAAGGGAATGCCTGGCTTTATGAACCCAACCTGAATACTCTGAGAGAGAAGCTGCAGCTGCCAATTGGTTCATGTGAACTGGCAGTTCCTTTGAAAGCTAAAG AAAATTTTTATTCAGAAAGGCCACACCGACAAGCTTATGCAACCATCCTGCACTCTGCACAGATGTATGTTTGTGGAGCCATTACTGCAGCTCAGAGTATTCGCATGTCTGGTTCAACACGAGATCttgtgattcttgttgatgaaaCTATTAGTGAGTATCATAGAGGGGGCTTGGAGGCTGCTGGATGGAAGATCCATACAATCCAAAGAATCAGGAATCCAAAAGCAGAACCAGAGGCATATAACGAGTGGAACTACAGCAAATTCCGTCTCTGGCAGCTAACAGATTATGATAAAATCATTTTCATTGATGCTGACCTTCTTATACTCAGAAATATCGATTTCCTTTTTGAGATGTCCGAAATATCCGCCATAGGAAACAATGCTACGCTGTTCAACTCAGGTGTTATGGTGGTTGAACCATCAAATTGTACGTTTCAACTTCTTATGGATCACATCAACGAGATTGTCTCCTACAATGGTGGGGACCAGGGGTATCTGAATGAAATCTTTACATGGTGGCATCGGATTCCAAAACACATGAATTTCTTGAAGCACTTCTGGGAAGGTGATGAGGAAGAGAGAAAAGCAATGAAAACTCGTCTCTTTGGAGCTGATCCACCAATCCTTTATGTCATCCATTACCTGGGTAATAAGCCATGGCTTTGCTTCCGAGACTACGACTGCAACTGGAACGTGGACATACTGCAGGAGTTTGCAAGTAATGTGGCTCACGCAAGATGGTGGAAGGTGCATGATGCAATGCCAGAAAAGTTGCAAAATTTCTGTTTGCTTAGGTCCAAGCAGAAGGCTGCATTAGAGTGGGATCGTAGACAAGCTGAAAAGGGAAACTACAGTGATGGTCACtggaaaattaacataaaagacCCAAGATTGAACATTTGCTTTGAGGATTTCTGTTTCTGGGAAAGCATGTTATGGCATTGGGGTGAAAAGAATTGGACAGATAATTCTACTATTAACAATTCGCCACCTGTTGTCCAAACCCAATCTCTCTCTTCTTTGTGA
- the LOC114383015 gene encoding putative UDP-glucuronate:xylan alpha-glucuronosyltransferase 3 isoform X2 — translation MLLPMSREDTGKRRSQRSKDFKDVEKVLHIPFQDRSITCRPNWKLVLVIIVLGTLVTIFHPPAVYNTDHLNSISRPTIINNWKGGFDGIDSHYTSFLNIEWDQISNVLENLKDRDTYHGVGLLNFNDSEIDHWKKLIPEAEHVVLHLNYASSNITWNVLYPEWIDEEEEYEFPTCPTLPRIQVPGKPRLDLIAVKLPCNKSACWLRDVARLHLQIEAARLAASSKGNHPVHVLLVTDCFPIPNLFTCKELIQREGNAWLYEPNLNTLREKLQLPIGSCELAVPLKAKENFYSERPHRQAYATILHSAQMYVCGAITAAQSIRMSGSTRDLVILVDETISEYHRGGLEAAGWKIHTIQRIRNPKAEPEAYNEWNYSKFRLWQLTDYDKIIFIDADLLILRNIDFLFEMSEISAIGNNATLFNSGVMVVEPSNCTFQLLMDHINEIVSYNGGDQGYLNEIFTWWHRIPKHMNFLKHFWEGDEEERKAMKTRLFGADPPILYVIHYLGNKPWLCFRDYDCNWNVDILQEFASNVAHARWWKVHDAMPEKLQNFCLLRSKQKAALEWDRRQAEKGNYSDGHWKINIKDPRLNICFEDFCFWESMLWHWGEKNWTDNSTINNSPPVVQTQSLSSL, via the exons ATGTTGCTGCCAATGTCACG TGAGGATACTGGCAAGAGAAGGTCTCAAAGAAGTAAAGATTTTAAAGATGTTGAGAAGGTGTTGCATATTCCATTCCAAGATAGGAGTATAACTTGCCGGCCTAATTGGAAACTAGTTTTGGTTATTATTGTATTGGGAACCTTAGTTACAATTTTTCATCCTCCAGCTGTTTATAATACTGATCATCTAAACTCTATATCACG GCCAACTATTATAAACAACTGGAAAGGAGGGTTTGATGGCATTGATTCACATTATACATCATTTCTAAATATCGAGTGGGACCAAATATCTAATGTTCTTGAAAATttgaaggatagggacacatATCATGGTGTTGGCTTATTAAACTTCAATGACAGTGAGATTGACCACTGGAAGAAGCTGATACCAGAGGCAGAGCATGTAGTCCTTCACCTGAACTATGCTTCAAGTAATATTACTTGGAATGTCCTGTATCCAGAATGGatagacgaagaagaagaatatgAGTTCCCTACCTGTCCAACACTACCTAGGATTCAGGTACCAGGAAAGCCTCGGCTTGATCTTATTGCTGTCAAGCTTCCCTGCAACAAGTCAGCGTGCTGGTTGAGAGATGTAGCTCGTTTGCACCTGCAGATTGAAGCTGCAAGACTGGCTGCCTCTTCCAAAGGAAATCATCCTGTGCATGTGCTTTTGGTCACTGATTGCTTCCCAATCCCTAATCTCTTTACTTGCAAGGAACTTATACAGCGTGAAGGGAATGCCTGGCTTTATGAACCCAACCTGAATACTCTGAGAGAGAAGCTGCAGCTGCCAATTGGTTCATGTGAACTGGCAGTTCCTTTGAAAGCTAAAG AAAATTTTTATTCAGAAAGGCCACACCGACAAGCTTATGCAACCATCCTGCACTCTGCACAGATGTATGTTTGTGGAGCCATTACTGCAGCTCAGAGTATTCGCATGTCTGGTTCAACACGAGATCttgtgattcttgttgatgaaaCTATTAGTGAGTATCATAGAGGGGGCTTGGAGGCTGCTGGATGGAAGATCCATACAATCCAAAGAATCAGGAATCCAAAAGCAGAACCAGAGGCATATAACGAGTGGAACTACAGCAAATTCCGTCTCTGGCAGCTAACAGATTATGATAAAATCATTTTCATTGATGCTGACCTTCTTATACTCAGAAATATCGATTTCCTTTTTGAGATGTCCGAAATATCCGCCATAGGAAACAATGCTACGCTGTTCAACTCAGGTGTTATGGTGGTTGAACCATCAAATTGTACGTTTCAACTTCTTATGGATCACATCAACGAGATTGTCTCCTACAATGGTGGGGACCAGGGGTATCTGAATGAAATCTTTACATGGTGGCATCGGATTCCAAAACACATGAATTTCTTGAAGCACTTCTGGGAAGGTGATGAGGAAGAGAGAAAAGCAATGAAAACTCGTCTCTTTGGAGCTGATCCACCAATCCTTTATGTCATCCATTACCTGGGTAATAAGCCATGGCTTTGCTTCCGAGACTACGACTGCAACTGGAACGTGGACATACTGCAGGAGTTTGCAAGTAATGTGGCTCACGCAAGATGGTGGAAGGTGCATGATGCAATGCCAGAAAAGTTGCAAAATTTCTGTTTGCTTAGGTCCAAGCAGAAGGCTGCATTAGAGTGGGATCGTAGACAAGCTGAAAAGGGAAACTACAGTGATGGTCACtggaaaattaacataaaagacCCAAGATTGAACATTTGCTTTGAGGATTTCTGTTTCTGGGAAAGCATGTTATGGCATTGGGGTGAAAAGAATTGGACAGATAATTCTACTATTAACAATTCGCCACCTGTTGTCCAAACCCAATCTCTCTCTTCTTTGTGA